Proteins encoded in a region of the Manis javanica isolate MJ-LG chromosome 15, MJ_LKY, whole genome shotgun sequence genome:
- the PGAM5 gene encoding serine/threonine-protein phosphatase PGAM5, mitochondrial isoform X2, producing MAFRKALQLAACGLAGGSAAVLFSAVAVGKPRAGGDAEPRVVKPPAWAGAARPGPGVWDSNWDKREPLSLVNLRKRNLESGEELASRLDHYKAKATRHIFLIRHSQYHTEASLAKDRTLTPLGREQAELTGLRLASLGLKFNKIVHSSMTRAVETTDIISKHLPGVCKVSTDLLREGAPIEPDPPVSDWKPEAVYYEDGARIEAAFRNYIHRADTKQQEDSYEIFICHANVIRYIVCRALQFPPEGWLRLSLNNGSITHLVVRPDGRVALRTLGDTGFMPPDKISRS from the exons ATGGCGTTCAGGAAGGCGCTGCAGCTGGCGGCGTGTGGCCTGGCCGGAGGCTCAGCAGCTGTACTTTTCTCGGCTGTGGCGGTGGGCAAGCCTCGCGCGGGCGGTGACGCGGAGCCTCGGGTGGTCAAGCCGCCGGCGTGGGCGGGGGCCGCGCGCCCCGGTCCCGGCGTCTGGGACTCCAACTGGGATAA GCGAGAACCACTGTCCCTGGTCAACCTGCGGAAGAGGAACCTGGAGTCTGGAGAAGAACTGGCATCCAGGCTGGACCACTACAAAGCCAAAGCCACACGGCATATCTTCCTCATCAGGCACTCCCAGTACCACACAGAAGCCTCCCTGGCAAAGGACCGCACTCTGACGCCCCTGG GTCGTGAACAGGCTGAACTAACTGGTCTCCGACTTGCAAGCTTGGGGTTGAAGTTTAATAAAATTGTCCATTCCTCCATGACCCGTGCAGTAGAAACCACTGACATCATTAGCAAACACCTGCCAG GGGTCTGCAAGGTCAGCACAGACCTGCTGAGGGAAGGTGCCCCCATCGAGCCCGACCCGCCTGTGTCCGACTGGAAGCCCGAAgctgtg TATTACGAAGATGGAGCCCGGATTGAGGCCGCCTTCCGGAACTATATCCACCGGGCAGACACCAAGCAGCAGGAGGACAGTTACGAGATCTTCATCTGCCACGCCAACGTCATCCGCTACATCGTGTGTCG GGCACTGCAGTTTCCTCCAGAGGGCTGGCTTCGCCTCTCCCTTAACAACGGCAGCATCACCCACCTGGTGGTCCGGCCCGATGGCCGAGTGGCGCTCAGGACCCTTGGGGACACGGGGTTCATGCCTCCTGACAAAATCTCCCGCTCCTGA
- the ANKLE2 gene encoding ankyrin repeat and LEM domain-containing protein 2, translated as MLWPRLAAAEWAALAWELLGASVLLIAVRWLVRRLEKRSHGLGRSGRPAPSPHAAADPAPDPGEMTMDAILARLKVLNPDDLREEIVKAGLKCGPITSTTRFIFEKKLAQALLEHGRALPLHPPDHDASGAAAASQDTQKILKSAVGSSAEQINFSEDKDFGYSVGLNPPEEDAVTSEILSVPFNVTAGVDGHKAVARASTEPPLYYGVCPAYEGAPSRNERIHVYEDKKEALQAVRMIKGSRFKAFSSREDAEKFARGICDYFPSPSKTSVPLSPVKITPLFSSGGLKDGLYLPESETVNKERANSYKNPRTQDLTAKLRKAVEKGDEDTFSDLVWSNPRYLIGSGDNPTIVQEGCRYNVMHVAAKENQASLCQLTLETLENPEFMRLMYPDDEPSMLQKRICYIIDLYLNTPDKMGYDTPLHFACKFGNADVVNVLSAHPLTVKSPRNKCDKTPEDVICERSKIKSVELKERIREYLKGHYYVPLLRAEDTSSPVIGELWSSDQTAEASHMGHSGGGPRDPVLTLRAFAGPLSPSKAEDFRRLWKTPPREKAGFFQNVRKSDPERGIERVGRELAHELGYPWVEYWDFLGCFVDLSSWEGLQKLEEHLTQQGAGRKGQQSRESEACCLDVSAFDHRGKCSNSISVRAFLEEDDDVSLEEVKNRQNRARNTQSTVSGFGGLGCDILLAEQKTNLLEASAQTSPHSNKNGFCSPLSSSKILGGKRPKALSGDEALLSPVSSLTVEFDKLNLQNLESSFSKTPNKTTKTKEKILTSRKEAVEGDLLGPPAADKLGNNQIRTENEMSATVAKMCLSSNNSRHEVQRMSCSSASSEPLGVPATKEPIQRLFLFGEEPSKLDRDVLAALECTDVDPHQYPAVHRWKSTVLCYSPSDRQSWPSPALKGKLKPQLPDVVCPHSCSPGRSSPIGGSPGKPTPAPHSPGVGSPGRYSPANGGHLRRMTRLTQLAAL; from the exons ATGCTGTGGCCGCGGCTGGCGGCTGCCGAGTGGGCGGCGCTGGCCTGGGAGCTGCTGGGCGCTTCGGTGCTGTTGATCGCGGTGCGCTGGCTGGTGCGGCGGCTGGAGAAGCGGTCGCACGGCCTGGGCCGGAGCGGGCGCCCCGCCCCATCGCCCCACGCGGCCGCGGATCCGGCTCCCGACCCAG GTGAAATGACAATGGATGCCATCTTGGCTCGACTAAAAGTCCTGAATCCAGATGATCTTAGAGAAGAAATTGTCAAAGCTGGATTGAAATGTGGGCCCATTACATCAACCACAAGGTTCATTTTTGAGAAGAAATTGGCCCAGGCTTTGTTAGAGCATGGGAGAGCACTGCCTTTGCACCCTCCTGACCATGACGCCTCAGGTGCTGCCGCCGCCAGCCAGGACACACAAAAGATCTTGAAGTCAGCTGTAGGGAGTTCAGCTGAGCAGATCAACTTTTCTGAGGACAAAGATTTTGGTTACAGTGTGGGCTTGAATCCTCCAGAGGAAGATGCTGTGACATCTGAGATCCTCTCAGTGCCCTTCAATGTCACGGCTGGCGTGGATGGCCACAAAGCTGTGGCGAGGGCCTCTACAGAACCACCTCTGTACTATGGGGTGTGCCCAGCGTATGAGGGTGCCCCATCGAGAAATG AAAGGATTCATGTTTATGAAGATAAAAAGGAAGCATTGCAAGCTGTCAGAATGATCAAAGGATCACGATTTAAGGCTTTTTCAAGCAGAGAAGATGCTGAGAAATTTGCTAGAGGAATCTGTGATTATTTCCCTTCTCCAAGCAAAACCTCTGTACCCCTTTCTCCTGTGAAAATAACACCACTTTTTAGCAGTGGGGGCTTAAAAG ATGGTTTGTACTTACCTGAGTCCGAAACAGTAAACAAAGAGCGAGCAAACAGTTACAAAAACCCCCGGACACAAGATCTCACCGCCAAACTCCgaaaagctgtggagaaaggggatgaAGACACCTTTTCCGATCTTGTCTGGAGTAATCCCCGGTACCTGATTGGTTCAGGGGACAACCCAACCATAGTACAG GAAGGTTGTAGGTATAATGTCATGCATGTTGCTGCCAAAGAGAATCAGGCTTCTCTCTGTCAGCTGACCCTAGAGACTCTAGAAAACCCTGAATTCATGAGGCTTATGTACCCAGATGACGAGCCGAGCATGCTGCAGAAGCGCATTTGTTACATCATCGATCTGTACCTGAACACTCCTGACAAAATG GGCTATGACACACCATTGCATTTCGCTTGTAAGTTTGGGAATGCGGATGTGGTCAACGTGCTTTCTGCACACCCTTTGACTGTAAAAAGCCCAAGGAATAAATGTGATAAAACACCGGAAGAT GTTATTTgtgaaagaagcaaaatcaagTCTGTGGAACTGAAGGAGCGGATTAGAGAATATTTAAAGG GTCACTACTACGTACCGCTCCTGAGAGCAGAGGACACGTCTTCTCCAGTGATTGGGGAGCTGTGGTCTTCAGACCAAACAGCCGAGGCCTCTCACATGGGCCACAGTGGGGGTGGCCCCAGAGACCCTGTTTTGACCCTGAGAGCCTTTGCAGGGCCCCTGAGTCCATCTAAG GCAGAAGATTTTCGTAGACTGTGGAAAACTCCGCCTCGAGAGAAAGCAGGCTTCTTTCAAAATGTCCGGAAATCTGACCCAGAAAGAGGCATCGAGAGAGTGGGAAG GGAGCTGGCTCATGAGCTGGGGTATCCCTGGGTTGAATACTGGGACTTTCTGGGCTGTTTTGTTGACCTGTCTTCCTGGGAGGGCCTGCAAAAACTGGAAGAGCATCTTACTCAGCAAGGAGCAGGCAGAAAGGGCCAACAAAGCAGAGAAAGCGAAGCCTGTTGCCTGGATGTCTCTGCCTTTG ACCATCGTGGGAAGTGCAGCAATTCCATCTCTGTGAGGGCATTTCTAGAAGAAGATGATGATGTGAGCTTGGAGGAGGTTAAAAATCGGCAAAACAGAGCTCGAAACACTCAGTCCACAGTCAGTGGTTTTGGAGGCTTGGGGTGTGATATCCTACTCGCAGAGCAGAAGACGAACCTTCTAGAAGCCTCAGCCCAGACCAGTCCCCACAGCAACAAAAATGGGTTTTGCAGCCCACTGAGCAGCAGCAAGATCCTGGGTGGGAAGAGGCCAAAGGCCCTGAGTGGGGACGAAGCCCTCCTGTCACCAGTCTCCAGCTTGACTGTTGAATTTGATAAATTGAATTTGCAGAATCTAGAAAGTAGCTTTTCTAAGACCCCAAATAAAACTACGAAAACTAAGGAGAAGATCCTGACATCAAGAAAGGAGGCAGTAGAAGGTGACTTACTAGGACCTCCTGCTGCTGataaacttggaaacaaccaaatAAGGACAGAAAACGAAATGTCAGCCACAGTTGCTAAAATGTGCCTGAGTTCCAACAATTCAAGGCATGAAGTCCAGCGCATGAGCTGCAGCTCTGCATCCTCGGAGCCTCTGGGCGTCCCCGCCACAAAGGAGCCTATCCAGAGGCTCTTCCTTTTTGG AGAGGAGCCATCAAAGCTGGATCGGGACGTTCTTGCAGCCCTGGAGTGCACCGATGTGGACCCTCACCAGTACCCCGCTGTGCACAGATGGAAGAGCACTGTTCTGTGCTACTCACCTTCGGACAGACAGAG TTGGCCAAGCCCTGCATTGAAAGGGAAGTTGAAGCCTCAGCTGCCAGATGTCGTGTGCCCTCACAGCTGCAGCCCGGGGAGAAGCAGTCCCATAGGAGGCAGCCCTGGGAAGCCCACCCCTGCACCCCACTCCCCTGGCGTGGGCAGCCCCGGGCGCTACAGCCCAGCTAATGGGGGTCACCTCCGCAGGATGACGCGTTTGACCCAGCTCGCAGCCCTGTAG
- the PGAM5 gene encoding serine/threonine-protein phosphatase PGAM5, mitochondrial isoform X1, which yields MAFRKALQLAACGLAGGSAAVLFSAVAVGKPRAGGDAEPRVVKPPAWAGAARPGPGVWDSNWDKREPLSLVNLRKRNLESGEELASRLDHYKAKATRHIFLIRHSQYHTEASLAKDRTLTPLGREQAELTGLRLASLGLKFNKIVHSSMTRAVETTDIISKHLPGVCKVSTDLLREGAPIEPDPPVSDWKPEAVQYYEDGARIEAAFRNYIHRADTKQQEDSYEIFICHANVIRYIVCRALQFPPEGWLRLSLNNGSITHLVVRPDGRVALRTLGDTGFMPPDKISRS from the exons ATGGCGTTCAGGAAGGCGCTGCAGCTGGCGGCGTGTGGCCTGGCCGGAGGCTCAGCAGCTGTACTTTTCTCGGCTGTGGCGGTGGGCAAGCCTCGCGCGGGCGGTGACGCGGAGCCTCGGGTGGTCAAGCCGCCGGCGTGGGCGGGGGCCGCGCGCCCCGGTCCCGGCGTCTGGGACTCCAACTGGGATAA GCGAGAACCACTGTCCCTGGTCAACCTGCGGAAGAGGAACCTGGAGTCTGGAGAAGAACTGGCATCCAGGCTGGACCACTACAAAGCCAAAGCCACACGGCATATCTTCCTCATCAGGCACTCCCAGTACCACACAGAAGCCTCCCTGGCAAAGGACCGCACTCTGACGCCCCTGG GTCGTGAACAGGCTGAACTAACTGGTCTCCGACTTGCAAGCTTGGGGTTGAAGTTTAATAAAATTGTCCATTCCTCCATGACCCGTGCAGTAGAAACCACTGACATCATTAGCAAACACCTGCCAG GGGTCTGCAAGGTCAGCACAGACCTGCTGAGGGAAGGTGCCCCCATCGAGCCCGACCCGCCTGTGTCCGACTGGAAGCCCGAAgctgtg CAGTATTACGAAGATGGAGCCCGGATTGAGGCCGCCTTCCGGAACTATATCCACCGGGCAGACACCAAGCAGCAGGAGGACAGTTACGAGATCTTCATCTGCCACGCCAACGTCATCCGCTACATCGTGTGTCG GGCACTGCAGTTTCCTCCAGAGGGCTGGCTTCGCCTCTCCCTTAACAACGGCAGCATCACCCACCTGGTGGTCCGGCCCGATGGCCGAGTGGCGCTCAGGACCCTTGGGGACACGGGGTTCATGCCTCCTGACAAAATCTCCCGCTCCTGA